In Drosophila santomea strain STO CAGO 1482 chromosome 3L, Prin_Dsan_1.1, whole genome shotgun sequence, a single window of DNA contains:
- the LOC120449344 gene encoding uncharacterized protein LOC120449344, whose translation MAAIAALPTTTMRRSNNSNNKGIKSRRNERNILTFYEKIAVIRYYEETNISRNSLAKMFHCCATQIRRILDKKKDLLQQLATLSEADASIIIEEMTRKRRKFEMSAISFLLHEWVERCIQMHLNISIRNQKLKETAIRMAAVLNLPSFRPSYRWLSRFRNKYKYEADELGYQGENPLNQDLPVEDIIVEFKHALPNFMQRELDNPGEAVTKGALLPDFVNLSSENSVMSDHPEEDDEVELVTCEPTVMSSPFSTPEDVEGEKQGDQENRDDQINAGTSTLLNGVFPHLAIIHQFALMNSDIQALEIISQLGVHMQQQAVSGAYHTLSLATTGGDGQADPGAVSLPELPPGSIYADIDDIELIE comes from the coding sequence aTCAAATCCCGTCGCAATGAGCGTAACATCCTAACTTTCTACGAAAAGATTGCCGTGATCCGTTACTATGAAGAGACCAACATCTCGAGGAACAGTCTGGCCAAGATGTTCCACTGTTGCGCCACCCAAATACGTAGAATCTTGGATAAGAAAAAGGATCTGCTCCAGCAGTTGGCCACCTTAAGCGAAGCAGATGCCTCCATTATAATCGAAGAGATGACGCGCAAGCGTCGCAAGTTTGAGATGAGTGCCATCAGTTTCCTTCTACACGAGTGGGTGGAAAGGTGCATCCAAATGCACTTGAACATCAGCATAAGGAACCAAAAACTGAAGGAAACCGCCATCCGGATGGCCGCTGTCCTGAACCTGCCCTCTTTTAGACCTTCCTATCGATGGCTAAGCCGATTCCGCAACAAGTACAAGTACGAGGCTGATGAATTGGGTTACCAGGGCGAGAATCCCTTGAACCAGGATTTGCCCGTCGAAGACATTATTGTAGAGTTCAAGCATGCACTGCCGAACTTTATGCAACGGGAGCTGGACAATCCAGGCGAAGCAGTCACAAAAGGAGCTCTTCTACCAGATTTTGTCAATCTCTCCAGCGAAAACAGTGTGATGTCTGATCACCCAGAGGAGGATGATGAAGTGGAACTGGTAACCTGTGAGCCCACAGTGATGTCCTCACCATTTAGCACACCAGAAGATGTAGAAGGAGAAAAACAGGGCGACCAGGAAAACCGAGATGATCAGATAAACGCTGGTACCAGTACTCTTCTAAATGGTGTTTTTCCGCATCTAGCCATTATCCATCAATTCGCTCTGATGAACTCGGATATACAGGCATTGGAAATCATCTCCCAATTGGGCGTGCACATGCAGCAACAGGCTGTTTCTGGAGCTTACCACACCCTGTCGCTGGCGACGACCGGAGGAGATGGGCAAGCGGATCCCGGGGCAGTCAGTCTTCCGGAACTGCCACCGGGAAGTATTTACGCCGATATCGATGACATCGAATTGATTGAGTAA